One stretch of Coleofasciculaceae cyanobacterium DNA includes these proteins:
- a CDS encoding DUF4345 family protein translates to MSAGFFVLLGVFGFAFPQLAAAFVGLKPISAEGISEMRATLGSFFLGLGIACLWLQSPVAFTTVGIASVIAAIARLLSLFIDRSFSLKNVGGVFTEAILGAMLLLGGNIIALKQLSTKHNAIKGDCFCCI, encoded by the coding sequence ATTAGTGCTGGGTTCTTCGTGTTACTCGGTGTTTTTGGTTTTGCCTTCCCTCAGCTAGCTGCTGCTTTTGTTGGACTAAAGCCAATATCTGCCGAAGGAATTTCTGAGATGAGAGCAACTTTAGGCTCATTCTTTTTAGGTTTGGGTATCGCTTGTCTATGGTTGCAATCGCCCGTTGCCTTTACTACCGTGGGTATTGCTTCCGTGATAGCTGCGATCGCACGTTTGTTATCTTTATTTATCGATCGCAGTTTTTCTCTTAAAAACGTTGGTGGTGTCTTTACCGAAGCGATTTTAGGTGCAATGCTATTATTAGGCGGAAATATTATTGCCTTAAAACAACTTTCAACTAAGCATAATGCCATCAAAGGCGATTGCTTTTGTTGTATATAG